Proteins from a genomic interval of Phalacrocorax aristotelis chromosome 3, bGulAri2.1, whole genome shotgun sequence:
- the LOC142055149 gene encoding ALK tyrosine kinase receptor-like isoform X1, producing MDNDPEMDGEDGVSFINPIGTLYTPALKVTEGHGEVDIRLHLNCSHCEMDECRVDLETQKVICFCEPGTELAEDGVSCIAEPVIHLPLSLVLSVVTSALVAALILAFSGIMIVYRRKHQELQAMQMELQSPEYKLSKLRTSTIMTDYNPNYCFAGKTTSISDLKEVPRKNISLIRGLGHGAFGEVYEGQVAGIPSDPTPLQVAVKTLPEVCSEQDELDFLMEALIISKFNHQNIVRCIGVSLQALPRFILLELMAGGDLKSFLRDTRPRPNQPSSLSMLDLLHVARDIARGCQYLEENHFIHRDIAARNCLLTCRGPGRVAKIGDFGMARDIYRASYYRKGGCAMLPVKWMPPEAFMEGIFTSKTDTWSFGVLLWEIFSLGYMPYPSKSNQEVLEFVTNGGRMDPPKNCPGPVYRIMTQCWQHQPEDRPNFAIILERIEYCTQDPDVINTALPVEYGPSAEEEEKLAMRPDDPEGIPPLLVSTHQDRKDDKQTLPSPPPLPSAIAAGKPLGKVRALEPPVPGKVQSASAGGHINMAYTQSNPPSELHKSRGSRNKPTNLWNPTYGSWFAEKQASKNSPGLEKEMPERENLGQEGNCTVGPNIVTGRLPGSSLLLEPSSLTASVKEVPLFRLRHFPCGNVNYGYQQQGLPLEASTPPCASSYEDPILRNKSHITQQGP from the exons ATGGACAATGACCCAGAGATGGATGGGGAGGATGGTGTGTCCTTTATTAATCCAATCGGTACTTTATACACTCCAGCACTTAAAG TGACAGAGGGGCACGGAGAGGTGGATATTAGGCTGCATCTTAACTGCAGTCACTGTGAGATGGACGAGTGCCGGGTTGATCTTGAGACTCAAAAAGTCATTTGCTTTTGTGAGCCAGGCACAGAGCTGGCTGAGGATGGTGTGTCTTGCATAG CTGAGCCAGTGATTCATCTCCCTCTCTCCTTGGTCTTGTCTGTAGTGACTTCAGCATTGGTGGCTGCTTTAATTTTGGCTTTTTCAGGAATCATGATAG TATATCGTCGGAAGCACCAGGAGCTACAAGCCATGCAGATGGAGTTACAGAGCCCGGAATATAAGCTGAGCAAGCTGCGTACCTCCACTATCATGACAGACTACAATCCCAACTACTGCTTTGCAGGAAAGACCACATCTATTAGTGACCTAAAAGAGGTGCCTCGAAAAAACATCTCCCTCATCCG GGGTTTGGGCCACGGAGCCTTTGGTGAGGTATATGAAGGTCAGGTGGCAGGGATCCCCAGCGACCCCACTCCCTTGCAGGTGGCTGTGAAA acaTTGCCAGAAGTGTGTTCGGAGCAAGATGAGCTGGACTTCCTCATGGAAGCTCTTATTATTAG CAAGTTCAACCACCAGAATATTGTGCGCTGTATCGGGGTGAGCTTGCAGGCACTGCCCCGTTTCATCCTGCTAGAGCTCATGGCTGGAGGTGACCTGAAATCGTTCCTGAGAGATACGCGGCCTAGACCg AATCAGCCCTCCTCACTTTCcatgctggacttgctccatgTGGCTCGTGACATTGCTCGTGGGTGTCAGTACCTGGAGGAGAACCACTTCATTCATAG GGATATTGCTGCCAGGAACTGCCTCCTTACCTGTCGAGGGCCTGGGAGAGTGGCTAAAATTGGAGACTTTGGAATGGCCCGGGATATATACAG AGCCAGCTACTATCGGAAGGGTGGGTGTGCGATGTTGCCCGTCAAATGGATGCCTCCTGAGGCTTTCATGGAAGGAATATTTACATCAAAAACAGACACATG GTCCTTTGGCGTATTGCTGTGGGAGATATTCTCTTTGGGATACATGCCCTACCCTAGCAAAAGTAACCAGGAGGTTCTGGAGTTTGTCACCAATGGAGGAAGGATGGATCCACCTAAAAACTGCCCTGGCCCTGT ttaTCGCATTATGACCCAGTGTTGGCAGCACCAGCCTGAAGACCGGCCAAATTTTGCCATAATCCTGGAGAGGATTGAGTACTGCACTCAG GATCCAGATGTGATCAACACCGCTTTGCCAGTAGAATATGGTCCatctgctgaggaggaggagaagctaGCGATGCGCCCTGATGATCCAGAAGGAATTCCTCCTCTCTTGGTCTCCACACACCAAGACAGAAAGGATGACAAGCAAACTCTGCCATCTCCACCACCCCTGCCATCAGCCATCGCTGCTGGAAAACCTCTAGGGAAAGTGAGAGCCTTGGAACCgccagtgccagggaaggtACAATCAGCCTCAGCTGGGGGACATATCAACATGGCCTAcacccagtccaaccccccttctGAGCTGCACAAAAGCCGGGGTTCCAGAAACAAGCCCACCAACCTCTGGAATCCAACCTACGGTTCTTGGTTTGCGGAGAAGCAGGCCAGCAAAAACAGTCCTGGGCTGGAGAAGGAGATGCCCGAGAGGGAGAATTTGGGACAGGAAGGAAACTGTACTGTGGGGCCCAACATTGTGACTGGCAGGCTGCCAGGCTCCTCCCTGCTATTAGAGCCATCTTCCCTAACAGCAAGTGTTAAAGAAGTGCCTCTCTTTAGGCTCCGCCACTTCCCCTGTGGGAATGTCAACTATGGATACCAACAGCAGGGCTTACCCTTGGAAGCCTCCACGCCACCTTGTGCTAGCAGTTACGAGGATCCCATCCTTAGAAACAAGAGCCACATAACCCAGCAGGGGCCGTGA